The following coding sequences are from one Humulus lupulus chromosome X, drHumLupu1.1, whole genome shotgun sequence window:
- the LOC133806211 gene encoding probable inactive poly [ADP-ribose] polymerase SRO3 isoform X1 produces the protein MASYSISRNLEASKVIKSIKIWALQSSSSSTSSPRNVTLCNLTVDYFSSRLLLQNHANFKLSGAPVRFMFYQIGMWIDFSREIADNLRSGFLERTSVIDMVIEGSNYLFDFLRMLQIHLGTGNQRSIAWIDEEGKCFFPKQFIGDEFEDNDVENPKIEIEIEMKASSEPKLGKRMREEEKMVQDQEDKKVTSSYRHGEMSKRQRIINDSKPENPRWPNTKLLREEDSAYTIVRNIFLPGIRKIHPGAIIATIHQCSRMRPLEKAHREIFSKQMEITKAARGTSNTVYAWFGASAQAIACVLAHGFGVAGKLSGSDANAVGVRLSPLANPFRSAMQSEADDNGEKHMILCRVILGNVEKVEAGSQQYYPSSEFDTGADDPKNPKWYVVWSTNISRHILPDCVVSFKTSANKQAALGGFARTKYTFAELFSKIKSSLPPVKVQECITLYDSLKAGNISKDIFIKQFRLVAGEKVLLSAIREICGSE, from the exons ATGGCTTCCTATTCAATCAGCCGAAATCTTGAAGCTTCCAAAGTTATCAAATCCATCAAAATTTGGGCTCTGCAgagctcttcttcttctacttcttcgcCAAGGAATGTAACGCTTTGCAATCTGACGGTTGATTATTTTTCATCTCGGTTACTGCTTCAGAACCATGCTAATTTCAAGCTCAGTGGAGCTCCGGTTCGATTTATGTTTTACCAGATTGGGATGTGGATTGATTTTTCTAGAGAAATTGCGGATAATCTTCGTTCTGGCTTTCTAGAACGGACTTCGGTGATCGATATGGTGATTGAAGGGTCGAATTACCTTTTTGATTTTCTTCGTATGTTGCAGATTCATTTGGGGACTGGAAACCAGAGATCGATTGCTTGGATTGATGAGGAAGGTAAGTGTTTCTTCCCTAAACAATTTATCGGAGATGAATTTGAGGACAACGATGTAGAGAATCCGAAGATCGAAATTGAGATCGAAATGAAAGCGAGTTCGGAGCCGAAATTGGGTAAAAGAatgagagaagaagagaaaatggtgCAAGATCAGGAGGATAAGAAAGTGACTTCTTCGTATAGGCATGGAGAAATGTCAAAACGGCAGCGTATTATTAATGATTCCAAGCCAGAAAATCCTCGATGGCCGAACACGAAATTGTTGAGAGAAGAAGATAGCGCTTATACGATTGTCAGGAACATATTTCTACCTGGGATTAGGAAGATTCATCCCGGTGCTATTATCGCCACGATTCATCAGTGCTCGCGTATGCGGCCACTCGAGAAAGCTCATCGCGAAATTTTTTCTAAGCAGATGGAAATTACTAAGGCTGCTCGAGGGACATCGAATACGGTTTACGCTTGGTTTGGGGCATCGGCACAAGCCATTGCATGCGTTTTGGCACATGGGTTTGGTGTGGCCGGCAAGCTTTCTGGCTCCGATGCTAACGCGGTCGGTGTCCGTCTCTCTCCCTTGGCCAATCCTTTTAGAAG TGCCATGCAATCGGAGGCGGACGATAATGGCGAAAAACATATGATACTTTGCCGGGTTATATTGGGTAACGTTGAAAAAGTTGAGGCAGGTTCTCAACAATATTATCCTAGTTCAGAGTTCGATACTGGGGCTGATGATCCGAAGAATCCCAAGTGGTATGTCGTATGGTCCACCAATATAAGCAGGCACATTCTTCCGGATTGTGTTGTGAGTTTCAAAACTTCTGCGAACAAACAAG CTGCTTTGGGAGGTTTTGCGCGAACTAAGTACACATTTGCTGAATTGTTTTCAAAGATAAAGAGTTCCCTTCCCCCGGTGAAAGTTCAGGAATGTATAACTTTGTACGATTCACTAAAG GCTGGAAATATTTCAAAAGACATTTTCATCAAGCAGTTCCGGTTGGTTGCTGGGGAGAAGGTGCTATTATCTGCAATTAGGGAGATTTGTGGCTCAGAATGA
- the LOC133806211 gene encoding probable inactive poly [ADP-ribose] polymerase SRO3 isoform X2: MASYSISRNLEASKVIKSIKIWALQSSSSSTSSPRNVTLCNLTVDYFSSRLLLQNHANFKLSGAPIHLGTGNQRSIAWIDEEGKCFFPKQFIGDEFEDNDVENPKIEIEIEMKASSEPKLGKRMREEEKMVQDQEDKKVTSSYRHGEMSKRQRIINDSKPENPRWPNTKLLREEDSAYTIVRNIFLPGIRKIHPGAIIATIHQCSRMRPLEKAHREIFSKQMEITKAARGTSNTVYAWFGASAQAIACVLAHGFGVAGKLSGSDANAVGVRLSPLANPFRSAMQSEADDNGEKHMILCRVILGNVEKVEAGSQQYYPSSEFDTGADDPKNPKWYVVWSTNISRHILPDCVVSFKTSANKQAALGGFARTKYTFAELFSKIKSSLPPVKVQECITLYDSLKAGNISKDIFIKQFRLVAGEKVLLSAIREICGSE; encoded by the exons ATGGCTTCCTATTCAATCAGCCGAAATCTTGAAGCTTCCAAAGTTATCAAATCCATCAAAATTTGGGCTCTGCAgagctcttcttcttctacttcttcgcCAAGGAATGTAACGCTTTGCAATCTGACGGTTGATTATTTTTCATCTCGGTTACTGCTTCAGAACCATGCTAATTTCAAGCTCAGTGGAGCTCCG ATTCATTTGGGGACTGGAAACCAGAGATCGATTGCTTGGATTGATGAGGAAGGTAAGTGTTTCTTCCCTAAACAATTTATCGGAGATGAATTTGAGGACAACGATGTAGAGAATCCGAAGATCGAAATTGAGATCGAAATGAAAGCGAGTTCGGAGCCGAAATTGGGTAAAAGAatgagagaagaagagaaaatggtgCAAGATCAGGAGGATAAGAAAGTGACTTCTTCGTATAGGCATGGAGAAATGTCAAAACGGCAGCGTATTATTAATGATTCCAAGCCAGAAAATCCTCGATGGCCGAACACGAAATTGTTGAGAGAAGAAGATAGCGCTTATACGATTGTCAGGAACATATTTCTACCTGGGATTAGGAAGATTCATCCCGGTGCTATTATCGCCACGATTCATCAGTGCTCGCGTATGCGGCCACTCGAGAAAGCTCATCGCGAAATTTTTTCTAAGCAGATGGAAATTACTAAGGCTGCTCGAGGGACATCGAATACGGTTTACGCTTGGTTTGGGGCATCGGCACAAGCCATTGCATGCGTTTTGGCACATGGGTTTGGTGTGGCCGGCAAGCTTTCTGGCTCCGATGCTAACGCGGTCGGTGTCCGTCTCTCTCCCTTGGCCAATCCTTTTAGAAG TGCCATGCAATCGGAGGCGGACGATAATGGCGAAAAACATATGATACTTTGCCGGGTTATATTGGGTAACGTTGAAAAAGTTGAGGCAGGTTCTCAACAATATTATCCTAGTTCAGAGTTCGATACTGGGGCTGATGATCCGAAGAATCCCAAGTGGTATGTCGTATGGTCCACCAATATAAGCAGGCACATTCTTCCGGATTGTGTTGTGAGTTTCAAAACTTCTGCGAACAAACAAG CTGCTTTGGGAGGTTTTGCGCGAACTAAGTACACATTTGCTGAATTGTTTTCAAAGATAAAGAGTTCCCTTCCCCCGGTGAAAGTTCAGGAATGTATAACTTTGTACGATTCACTAAAG GCTGGAAATATTTCAAAAGACATTTTCATCAAGCAGTTCCGGTTGGTTGCTGGGGAGAAGGTGCTATTATCTGCAATTAGGGAGATTTGTGGCTCAGAATGA